A segment of the Streptomyces sp. Tu 2975 genome:
CGCACATGGCGGCCTGGAGCAGGGCCAGCACGCCCGTACGCCCCTGGACCCGCAGGATGCCGATGTACAGCTCCACGGCGACCCGGGGCAGGGCCGCCGCCGCCAGCAGCCGCAGCACGGTGGTGCCGTGCGCCGCGTAGTCCTCGCCGAAGGGCGCGAGGATCTGCGGGGCGAACACGACGAGGACGGCCACGACAGGGACGAGCAGCATCGCCATCCGGCGAAGTGCGCCGCGCACCCCGGCGGCCAGGGTCTCCGGACTGTGCGAGGCGTGCGCCGTCAGCGAGGAGGCCATGTTGATGGCCATGAACTCCATCGTCCCGCCGACGGTGTAGGCGATGTAGAAGAAGCCGTTGTGCGCGGAGCCGAAGCTGACGGCGACCATCACCGGCAGCAGGTTGATCATCGCCAGGGAGAACAGCGAGCCCACCGAGTCGCCGGCCAGGAAGCGGCCGATGTCGCGCAGGTTCGGCGGCTCACGGTCGTGGTCGGCCGCCGCCTGCCGCGGGATCAGCCGGCGAAAGACCATCCAGCCGAGCGGCAGGACGGAGAGGGCGATCGCGACGGCCCAGGACACGAAGATGCCGAGCACCGGCAGTGCGCCGGCGAACACCACGAGCAGCAGCAGCTTGCCGACGGAGAACACGGTGTTGCCGACCGGCACCCACACGGCTCTGCGCAGGCCCGTGAGCACGCCGTCCTGGAGGGTGAGCAGCGCCCAGCCGATGCAGGACGCGGTGAAGACGGCTCCGGCGGCCAGGCCCCCGAGCGGCGCGTACGAGGGGCCCCACAGGTCCAGCGTCAAGAGGAACGCGACGGACGCCAGGCACACGACGAGCGAGCTGAGCGCGTACGCCCGCCGCACCAGCGGCCCGGTCCCGCGTCCGGCCCGGGGCACGTACCGGACGACCGCGCCGATCATGGTGGTGGCGGTGAGCGACGAGAGCAGCCGCATCGCGGCGATGGCGGCCGACCCCTGTCCGACGGCCTCCTGCGTGTAGTGGCGGGCGGCCACCAGCCAGAAGCCGAGACCGAGCGCGGCGGACACCCCGGTCGAGAGCATGAGCGCGTAGGCGTTGCGGAACAGCGAGTCACCGGCGCCTTTCCCCGGTGTGCCGGTGTGCGGCTCCCGCGCCGGAGGGTCGCCGGCCGCCTTCTCGCCGCCGCCCGGCCGGGCCTCGAGGAGCGGCACGGCCGTCGCCGTGTCCGCGCCCTCGCCCGTGCCGGGGGCGTCAGGCACCGGCATCGCCCTGGCGGGGCGGTCGCAGGGCGGTCAGGGAGGGGCCGGGGCGGCGAAGGACATGGGGCGGGACACGGGCCGGCGTCCGGGTGGGAGCCGTCTGCGGCGGCCTGGCAGGACGTATGCCGGCACGCTCCAGGACGGCCGCGGCCTGGCCGGCCCGCAGCGGATCGACCGGCAGGGCGTGGCGTGCGAACCACGACGCCGCGGCGGGGGCGGGCGACGGGTCCGTGAAGCGGTCGCCGGCGTACCGGTCGAGCGGTGGGTCGTACAGGTAGCCCACGGTGATCCGGTGCCGGGCCAGCGCCGTCGTCGCGGCCGCTCGGTCCTCCACCAGGAGCGGCACCCGGAACAGCGGCTGCGCGGGGCCGGGCCGGGGAGTGGCCCACGGAGTGTCCAAAAGCCTTCGGGTGCCCGCGAGATGGGCCGCGAGCCGCTCGTCGAGGCGCGCCAGAAGCCGCTCCGTGCGCCGTAACCTCAGCCGGCCCGGCACGAGTCGGTAGCTGTGCATGTCCACCCGCGCCCAGGAGTCGAACGCGTCGAGCGACGGGGACCGCGTGAGCGCACGCGCCAGTTCGTCCGGGCGCAGCGCCATCCGGATGCCCGTACGCTCCTCGAGGCCGAACAGCCGTAGCGCCGCGCGTGCCGTTCCGGACAGCCGCAGGGCCCGCAGCCCGGCCTCCGCGTGCGGCCGCAGCCCGTAGGCGAGCTCCGCGGACAGCCGCGCGGGTGCGAGCAGCGCGTCCCTGGCCCGCGTCAGCTCCTCACGCAGCGCGGGGTCGGCGACGGCGAGGAACCCGCCCGTGGCGGCGCCGGTGTGCTTGGAGAGGCTGAAGACGGAGGCGTCACCGAAGCCGCCGACGGGCCGTCCGGCCAGCACGGTGCCGATGGCGTGCGCCGCGTCCTCCAGCAGCGGGATGCCCGACGTGTCGCAGCGCGCGCGCAGTTCGGGGGCGGGGTCCGGGTTCCCGTACAGGTTCGTGGTGAGGACGGCGGAAAGGCCCCGCCACACGGATTCGGGGACGGCGTCGGTGTCGATGGTGCCGTCGTCCGCCCGCAGCGGCGCCTGTACGGGCCGCAGGCCGGCCGCGAGCACCACGAAGAAGATCACGTCGTCGTTGACCGGCGACATCAGTATCCGGCCGCCCGGCCGGCACCAGTGACGCAGTGCCACATAGAGGCCGAGACGGCATGACGGCACGTACAGGCACTCCCTGCCCAGACGGCGGCGCATCAGCTCTTCGAGCGGTGCGTACGCCTGCGGGCAGCCCTCCCCAAGAGCCATGTGTTTCCCCCCACTTGCCCCTGGGTCAATGTGGACCAATCAGGACTGCCCCGTCAATAACGGGGAAGGGCCCATTCCTTGACGGAATGGGCCCTTCCGAGGGCATGTGAGGTGGTCCGCTCACTCCTCCAGCGTCAGGCCCTTGCGGAGCCTGCGGAGGGTCCGGGACAGCAGCCTGGACACGTGCATCTGCGAGATGCCGAGCTCTTCACCGATCTCCGACTGCGTCATGTTGGCGACGAAACGCAGGGAGAGGATCTGACGGTCCCGCGGCGGCAGGCTCGCGATCATCGGCCTGAGCGACTCGACGTACTCGATGCCTTCGAGCCCGTGGTCCTCGTAGCCGATGCGGTTGGCGAGAGCGCCTTCGCTGTCGTCCTCCTCCGGCTGGGCGTCCAGCGAACTCGCGGTGTACGCGTTGCTCGCGGCCATGCCTTCCACGACCTCGTCCCGCCCGATGTCGAGCCGCTTCGCGAGTTCGTCGACGGTGGGGGCGCGGTCGAGCTGCTGGGAGAGCTCGTCACCCGCCTTCGCGAGGTCCAGCCGCAGCTCCTGGAGCCGGCGCGGCACTCGCACCGACCAACTGGTGTCGCGGAAGAAGCGCTTGATCTCGCCGATGATGGTCGGCATCGCGAAAGTGGGGAACTCGACGCCGCGGCTGAGTTCGAAGCGGTCGATCGCCTTGATCAGGCCGATCGTGCCGACCTGGATGATGTCCTCCATCGGTTCGCTGCGGGTGCGGAACCGTGAGGCGGCGAACTTGACCAGGGCGAGGTTCAGTTCGACGAGGGTGTTGCGGACGTACGCGTACTCGTGCGTGCCCTCTTCGAGGGACTCGAGGCGTGCGAAGAGCGTCTTGGACAGTTCTCGCGCGTCCACCGCTCCCACCTGTTCGAACGGCGGGATCTCCGGAAGACCCTGGAGGGCTTCGAGGCCCGTGGCCTGTTCGTCGGTGGGGGTGGACAGTGTCGACGGCGCGGTGGTGGTTCGCGATGCGTCGAGCCGGGGTGACATGGTCTCCTCCATCGTTCTCGGCATATGGCTGCCGAAGCCCATACATGCTGCTGCGGTGAGCGGCGCCTCCAAAGCCGGCCGTGTTGGTTGTGTCCCTACTAGCCCTACCCGGTCCGACACGACGATCGCAAGTGGCATATCAGCATGATGTCCGTATTATCGGTTAGTTCGGCTACCGGTGTTCGCGCGAAGGGCGTAGGGTTCGACGGGCGTCAGCGCTGTCCGTCGACGGTGCCGACGTGATGTACGACACGGTGGGCGACACACTGAACGACACGGCGAAAAGGGACGGCATGGACCGCGAGACGGTCGGCAGCGTCAATCGGGGCCGGCTTCAGGTCGAGGTTCGGACCGAGGGCCGCAGCGAAATCGTGAAGCCGGTGGGTGAGCTCGATCACCACACGGCGGACCTGCTGCGCGTGCCCTTGGAAGAGGCGATCGAGAGCGGTCGAGTACGTCTGGTCATCGACTGCTCGCAGCTCGAGTTCTGTGACTCCACCGGACTCAACGTGCTGCTCGGTGCCCGGTTGAAGGCCGAGGCCGGTGGCGGAGGGGTCCATCTGGCCGGGATGCTGCCGGTGGTGGCGAGGGTCTTCGAGATCACGGGGGCCGATGCGGTCTTCACCGTGCACGACTCCGTCGAGGCGGCCCTGGTCCGCTGACGGACCGCCCTGTTGCCCGTGTCACGCGGGCCGGATCCGCTCAGTGGGTGTTGTCACGGGCCGGTCGGGCAGGAGAACCCCCGCAGAACGTTGAACGCCCAGCACTCTGCGTATTTGAGACCATGGCGAACTGGTGAATCGGTGAATCGGTGAGGTGAAGCGCTGATGAGCACCACCCGGCAACAGCAGCCGGGCGACGCCGGCCCTGAGCCGGGTGGCGCCGGCGCGGCGCCGGCCGTCCCCGCAAGCGGGGTCTCCGGCGGCGCCGTGCGCAGCCTTCCCCTGCGCGCGGCCAGTGGCATCGTTCCCCTCGCCCGGGACTTCACGCGGCAGGCGCTCTACGACTGGGGCTGGCTGCCTGCCGCGACGGCCGACCGCAGAGCCGCCGCGGAGGACGTTCTTCTGGTCGTCTCCGAGCTGGTCACCAACGCCTGTCTGCACGCGGACGGGCCGGAGGAACTGCGCGTCGGCTGCGACGGCAAAGTGCTGCGCCTGGAGGTCACCGACCGGGGTGCCGGACAGCCGGCGCCGCGCACCCCGCACCGGGCCGGGCGGCCCGGGGGGCACGGCATGTTCATCGTCCAGCGGCTCTGCATGGACTGGGGCGTCGTCAGAACGCCCGGCTCTCCGGGCAAGACGGTGTGGGCGGAGCTCGCCGCACCCGCGTGATGCCGCCGTTCCGGACCCGCTGAAAGAGCACGCCGATACGGCGTGCTCTTTGTCTTCCCTCCCCAAGGCCCCGGGCGTACCTTGAGCGCCCGATCTGATGTGTCGTCAGTTGACTGCGGCCGAGGGGACCCGACGTGTCGTACCGGAAACGAACAGCTCTCGCCCTTGCGGCGGCGGTGGCGGCCCCGGCGGTGCTGCTGACCGCCCCCGCCGCGCACGCCGCCGTCGTGGACGTCGACTACGAGTGCAGAACCCCGATCGGCCCGAAGGGCGCGGTGTCGCCCATCGACATCAAGGCGGTCAGGAACGGCGGCGCGTACAAGCTCACGATGTCCTTCCAGAAGGGCGTCTCCTCCAGTCCGGTCGAACTGGGCAAGGGCGCCATGAACCCGAGCGCGGTCATCGAACTGGGCGGCGCGGAGACGGGCGAGGTGCGGGTGTCCGGCCCGCCCAACGCCGCGGCAGTGCCCGCAGAGACCCCGATCAAGATCAACGACCTGTCCGGTACGTACACCCCGAAGAAGAGCGGCAAGGTCACCTTCACGGCCGGGGTGCTGACCATCAAGGCCCTCGGCACGACCACGACCTGCACGCCGAAGAACAGCCCCCGGCCCTCGCTCGAGCTCGACGTCACGGCGGCGGGCGGCGCCACGGGCGGCGGGTCGTCGGAACTGCCGAAGACCGGGCCCCTGGACTCGGCGACGGCACTGGGCACGCTCGGCGGCACCGTACTGCTGACCGGGGCGGCGGGCGTCCTCTGGCTGACCCGGCGCGGCGGCCGGACCGCGGGCTGAGCCGTGCGGGCCGCCCTCGCGCTCGTACTCGCCCTGGCCGCGCCCCCACCCGGCGCCGCCTGGGAGCCGGGGCGTGCGTACGTGTACCTGGAGGGCGCCCCCGGCGCGGTGCTCGAGGACCGCGTGTCCCTGACCAACCCGGGCACCGAGGCGCTCACGGTGGAGGTGAAGGCACTGCCCGCCCCGGCGCCGTGGATCGCATTCGCCGCCGACGAGGTGACGATCCCGGCCCGGACCCGGGCGGAGATCCCTTTCACCGTGACAGTCCCGGCGAACACACCACCGGGTGAACAGACCGCGACGATCACGGTGTCGGCCGGCGGCCGCACGGAGCCGATCCGCGTCCACCTACGGGTGAGCGGCCCGAAGGTCGCCGCCCTCACCGTCGAGGACGTGTCGTTCTCCGGCGGTCTCGTCCACTACACCGTCGTCAACCGCGGCAACACGCCCCTGTCGCCACGCGTCTCGCTGCGCGCCGACGGCCTCTTCGGTGCTCCGGTGGCCCGCCGCGCCCACGAGGTCCGTCCACTGCCGCCGGCACAACGGGTCGCGCTGACCGAAAGATGGGACCCACCGGCGCTGGACCGTGTCGAACTGCGCCTGGACGTCACCGCGGCGGGCGGCGTGCACGCCGACGCGACGGTGACGAAGACCTTCCTTCCCTGGCCGGCCCTGCTGCTGACGCTGTTGCTGCCCGTGCCGTGGTGGGTCCGTGTCCGCCGCCGGTCCGAAAGAGCAGGAGGCTGACGATGCCCTCCGTCCGCCGCGCCCTCGCGGTCGCACCCGCAGCGTTCCTCCTGCTCTCCGCTCTGCTCTCCGCTGCTCCCGCGGCGGTCGCGGACCCGTCCCCGCCTCGCGTCGAACTGTCCGCCCCCCAGGCCGGCAAGGGCCGGGACATCACCGTCAGCGGCAGCGGCTGGCGGCCCCGTACCCTGCTCATGCTGCTCGTCTGCGGCCGGGCCACCCCCGCCAGGGGGGTGGTCGGCGGCACCAACTCGTGCGCCAACGCGGACGGCCGCGCTGTCACCACCGGCGCCACCGGGTCGTTCACCAAGAAGGTGCCGGTCGCGGAACCACCCGTACCCTGCCCCTGCGTCGTCCATGTGGCCACTGTCATGGGGGAACAACAGGCTGTCGATGCCGTGTTCGTGGTCGCCGGTCACCCCACCGCCCCGCTTCCCGAACAGGCCGGCGGCGGCAGGCTCGCGGTGCTCACGGCGACCCGCCTCGAGGGCGATTCGGGGCTCCTCGTCTTCTTCGGCGCCCCGCCCGCCCGCACTCTCGAGTTCACGGTCGGAAACCTCGGCACGGACCCCGTCCAGGACCCCGTCTTCCAGATCGGCACGGCACACGGGCTGTTCGCCCCGCAGTGGGAGGAACAGCAGTGGCGCGGCACGGTGCGGCCCGGCGAGAAGGCACGGATCACGCTGCCCGTGCAGCTCCCCGCCGGGGCGCACGGCGACTACTCGATCTCGGTCAAGTACGGCACGAAGGTCCTCGCCGAGCAGCCCTGGGGCGTGCCGAGGCCATGGGGCGTGACGGTGTTCTGGGTGCTGCTCGCCCTGGTCGTGCCGGCCGCCCTGTTCCGTATCGGTATGGCGGTCGTCGACAAGGTCCGGCCGCCGGACCCCCGTCATGCCCGCCCGTCCCGACGGCGAGGCGCCCCTGCCACGGCCACCGCCGACGGCACCGCGAGCGACACGGCGGCGGCGCTGCCGTGGCTCATGCCCGACGCCGCGCCCTCCGCCCCTGGCGCACCGCCTACAACGTCCGCACCTTCCGCACCTTCCGCACCTTCAGAGAACCGGCCAACGACGAAGGGACTTTCGTGAGTACGCAACGGAGGATGAGCGCGGCCGGAGTCGCGCTGATGCTCGGCGGAGCGGGGATGCTGCTGGCCGCGAGCCCGGTACAGGCCGCAGAGGTCTCGTACGCGACGGAGTGCATTCCGCCGCCCATCTCCGGTCTGCCGCCCGTGCAGGGCACCACCAAGGTGCAGATCACCGCGCCCTCGGAGGCGAAGGTGGGCGACGAGGTCGAGGTGGTGTGGAAGACCGTCCAGGCGGCGTCGAAGAACCCGGACGTCCTGGACCTGGCGAAGGACACGGTCAAACCGACCGGCACGATCACCCTGGGGGGCGCCGCGAGCGGCGAACTCAAGGCGGAGGGCCCGCGCCAGAACCCGCCGATCCCGAAGAACAGCCCGATGGTGCTTCCCGACATGAAGGCCATGCTGAAACTGGAGAAGGCCGGCGAGATCACGCTGACGCCGGGCGCGTACGGCATCAACGTCTCGAAGCCGATCTCGACGGACACCAAGTGCGCACCGAAGGAGACGGTCCTGCCCGGCGCGACGATCAAGGTGACGGACGGCCAGGGCGGCACCTCCGGCGGTACGAGCTCGGGCGGCACCACCTCCGGGGGCAGCAGCTCGGGAGGAACCACCACGGGCGGAACGACCAACGGTGGCTCCGACTCCGGGGGGACCACCTCCGGCGGCAGCAGCTCCGGCGGAACGACGTCCGGAGGAAGCAGCTCCGGAGGAAGCAGCTCCGGCGGCACCGACCCGGGCCCCACCGACTTCGAGGGCAAGGAGATCGAGGTCGCCTACGCCTGCAAGACCCCGATCGGCGACAAGGACGCCGTCTCCCCGGTTCGGATCAACGCCAGCAAGAACGGCGGGAATTACGACCTGACCGTGAAGTTCTCCAAGTCCGTCATGGACAGCCCCGCCGACATCCCGGCGGACTCCGTGAAGCCCTCCATGGAGGTCCGGCTCGGTGGAGCCGACAAGGGCTTCGTCCACGTCGAGGGGCCGACCAACAAGGAGCCCGTCAAGTCGGGCGAGCCCATCGAGATCCCGGATCTGACGGGCACGTACAAGCCGGGCGCCACCGGCAAGGCGACGCTCGGCCCCGGCGTGCTGACGGTCGAGGCGCTCGGGACGACCACGACCTGCACCCCGCCGGCAGGCGTCCCGTTCTCGCTGGAGCTGGACACCTCGGCCCAGCCCGGCGGGGCCTCCGGGGCACCACCACGGGCGGCGGCACGGCCGGCGGCGGGACGGGTCCGTCCGGCGGCAGCTCCGGCGGCCTCGCCCAGACCGGCGCGGAGGACACCGGCGCGCTGCGCGCCCTCGCCCTGGTCGCCGGCACGGTGATCCTGCTCGGGGGCGCGGTGTTCACCTTCACCCCGTGGCGGCGCCTGCGCGGCCTGCGCTGAGCCCCGGCTCGGATCGACGCGTCCGCTTCGTCGGGACCAAGGAGCGGGAAGCGCGAACGGCGGGAGGCCGGCACGAAGTCTCCTTCGTGCCGGCCCTCCCGCCGTTGCGCCGGGGCCGGTCCGCCGACCGGCCGGTGGCGCTACTTCACATCGCCCATGAGCGCGCGGATCTTGCGGCCCGCCATCATGAACGTCAGTCCCGCGGCGACCGCGATGACCGCCCACAGGGAGTAGTACATGGCGTCGCCCAGCGGCTTGTTGAGCTTGGTGGTCCAGCCGTTCAGCGCGTTGCCCGTCGCCGTGGCCAGGAACCACAGACCCATGATCTGGCCGACGAACTGCTTCGGCGCCAGCTTCGTCGACAGCGACAGGCCGACCGGGGACAGGCACATCTCACCGATGGTCTGGACGAGGTAGACGCTCAGCAGCCAGAAGACGGTGACCTTGCCGGTGTCGCTGTTCGCGGCCGCGGCGCCCGCCAGGCCCATGATCGCGAAGGAGCCGCCGATGAGGAGCATCGCGAGAGCGAACTTCATCGGAGTGCTGGGCTCACGGTTGCGCTGGGCGAGCTTGACCCACAGCGTGGCGAAGATGGGCGCCAGCACGATGACCATGGCCGGGTTGACCGACTGGTACCACGACGCCGGGAACTCCCAGCCGCCGATCATGCGGTCGGTCTTGCCGTCCGCGAACAGCGTCAGCAGCGAGCCGGACTGGTCGTAGATCATCCAGAACAGGACGGCCGTGGCGAAGAACCACACGAACGCCTTGATCTTCGGCCTGTCCTGGGCGGTCAGCGCCGGGTTGCGGAACATCGAGATGAAGTAGATGACCGGAACGGCGATGCCGAGCACCGCGAGCACGTTCACGATGTGCTCGACGTCATAGGTGCCGAGCACGATGTCGGCCAGCAGGGCGGCCACGGCGATGCCGGCCCACAGCAGGACCTTGCGCAGGACCGTGCGCTTCTCCTCCGGCGTCGCCGGGGTGCCCGGCTCCTTGCCGACGTCGCCGAGGTGACGACCGCCCAGCACGTACTGCACGACGGCCAGGGTCATGCCGATACCGGCGACGGCGAAGCCGAGGTGCCAGTCGACGTTCTCACCGAGGTAGCCGACGACCAGCGGGGCGGCCATGCCGCCGATGTTGATCGCCATGTAGAAGAGCGTGAACCCGGCGTCGCGGCGGGCGCTGGACTGACCCTCGTACAGACCGCCGACCATGGCCGAGATGTTCGGCTTCAGCAGGCCCGTACCGGCGGCGATGAGCGCGAGGCCGGCGAAGAACGCGGTGTCCGAGGGGAGTGCCAGGGTGAAGTGGCCGAGGGCGATGACGATGCCGCCGACGAGAACGGCCTTGCGGGCGCCCCACAGACGGTCGGCGACCCAGCCGCCGGGCATGGCCGCCATGTAGACGACGGCGTTGTACACGCCGTAGATGGCGGCCGCGAGAGCCTCGCGGTCCTCGAGCCGGCCGTCGAGGACTTCCGCGACCAGGTAGAGGACGAGGATGCCGCGCATCCCGTACCAGGAGAAGCGCTCCCACATCTCCGTCATGAAGAGAGTGGCCATACCGCGGGGGTGGCCGAAGAAGGTCTTCTCGCCGCCAGGAGTGCTGGCCGAGTCCTTCGTCAGGCTGGACGCCATGGTCGATCCTTGCTCGCTCGGGACGCGGCGCTTCGTGAGCGGTACGCGCCCGGTGGGGGGAGGCCGGTACCGGTACGGTCCGGCCCGCGCCCGCGAGGACAGGGCCGGAAGAGATCCGTACCGGGATCCGCGCCCCGAGCGCGTGGTGGCGCCGGGGCCCGGCCAACAGGTCATTCACTGCGTCGGGTCGGGGCTCGAAACGACCGGAACGGTACCGGGCCGACCTTCGGACAGAAAAGAGACCCTTGGTGCGCACGGCAGCCAAAGGTCCCCGAGTTGTACTACGGGCGTCTCGCCACCATACGCCACGACAGTGCGGTATATGAAAGGACTTGAGACATGGATCACAGGTGAACGTGGAACCGTCTTCCCTGAATCGAAGGTCGTAACCAGAATCGCACCCCATAGCCGCAGGCATTGTGGATCAAGCCCCGTGGCCCGTGGCCCGCGGACTACCATCACCCCATGACCCGTGTACTGCTCGCCGAGGACGACGCATCCATCTCGGAACCGCTGGCCCGCGCGCTGCGCCGCGAGGGGTACGAGGTGGAGGTACGCGAGGACGGCCCGGCCGCGCTCGACGCGGGACTCGCGGGCGGTGTGGACCTCGTGGTGCTCGATCTCGGTCTGCCCGGCATGGACGGCCTGGAGGTCGCCCGCCGGCTGCGTGCGGAGGGCCACACGATCCCGATCCTGGTGCTCACCGCCCGCGCCGACGAGGTGGACACCGTCGTCGGCCTCGATGCGGGCGCCGACGACTACGTCACCAAGCCGTTCCGTCTCGCCGAACTGCTCGCCCGGGTCCGGGCCCTGCTGCGGCGCGGCGCCACCGAGCCCGCCCCCGCCCCCGCCACCCACGGCGTCCGGATCGACGTCGAGTCGCACCGCGCCTGGATGGGCGACGAGGAACTCCAGTTGACGGCCAAGGAGTTCGACCTGCTGCGGGTCCTGGTCCGGGACGCCGGCCGGGTCGTCACCCGGGACCAGCTGATGCGCGAGGTCTGGGACACCACCTGGTGGTCGTCCACCAAGACCCTGGACATGCACATCTCCTGGCTGCGCAAGAAGCTGGGCGACGACGCGGCGAACCCTCGCTACATCGCCACCGTGCGCGGCGTCGGCTTCCGCTTCGAGAAGTCCTGATACTCGAACACCATGCGCCGCCGTCTGATCACCTCCACGCTCGCCGTGGTGCTCGTCGTCATCGCCGTCTTCGGCGTCTCCCTGGTGCTCGTCGAGACGCGCACCATCACCAGCAGCGCCCAGGAGAGCGTCGACTCCGACGCGCTGCGCCTCGTCAGCATCGTGGAGAGCCGTCTGGTGGGCGGCGAGCCCGTCAATCCGGACATTCTCGCCGAGCAGGGCGACATCACCCGCTACGCGCTGATCGACATCCCCGGCCGGGGCCCCATCGAGATCGGCGAGCCCCCCTCCGGAAGCGTCATCCGCGGCACCGCGGAGGGGGAACGGAGCACCACGGTCACCGTCGAGGAGTCCCGCTCGTCCGTGACCCGTGAGGTCGGCCGGTCGCTGATGATCATCGCCGCGGTGGCGCTGCTCGCCGTCGTCGCCGCCGTGCTGCTCGCCGTACGCCAGGCCAACCGCCTCGGCTCACCGCTCACCGATCTCGCGGAGACCGCGGAGCGTCTCGGATCCGGCGACCCCCGCCCCCGCCACCGCCGCTACGGGGTGCCCGAGCTGGACCGGGTCGCCGATGTGCTCGACGCCAGCGCCGAGCGGATCGCCCGGATGCTCACCGCGGAGCGGCGGCTCGCCGCGGACGCCTCCCACCAGCTCCGTACGCCGCTGACCGCGCTGTCCATGCGGCTGGAGGAGATCACGGTCACCGACGACCTGGAGACCGTGAAGGAGGAGGCCAGCATCGCCCTGACCCAGGTGGAGCGGCTCACCGACGTGGTCCAGCGGCTGCTGACGAACTCCCGCGATCCGCGTACCGGCTCCGCCGTGGTCTTCGACCTGGACGAGGTGGTCAAGCAGCAGCTCGAGGAGTGGCGCCCGGTCTACCGCAGCGCCGGCCGGGCCATCGTCTGCTCGGGCCGGCAGGGCATGCGTGCCGTCGGCACGCCCGGCGCCGTGGCGCAGGTGCTCGCGGCCCTGATCGAGAACTCGCTGATGCACGGCGGGGGCACCGTCGCGGTGCGCACCAGGGCGACCGGCAACCAGGCGGTGGTCGAGGTGACGGACGAGGGGCCGGGGGTACCGGGGGACCTCGGGGCGCGGATCTTCGAGCGGACCATCAGCGGCCGCAACTCGACCGGCATCGGCCTGGCCGTCGCCCGTGACCTCGCGGAGGCCGACGGCGGCCGGCTGGAGCTGCTCCAGCAGCACCCGCCGGTCTTCGCGATCTTCCTGAGCAGGGTGGCGAAGAAGCGCAAGGACGAAGAGAAGCCGACGATCCGATAGCCCCGGCCGCCGGGCCCGTCCGTTCAGCGGCCGACGCGGTGCCGCACCGGCTCGGGCTCAGGGCGTCGCTGCTCGAGGAACGATTCGGCGCTCGGCAGGGGGCCCCGCGCGGGCAGCGCCCGGAAGACCCAGCTGCGGTACGACCAGAACCGGAACAGCGTCGCGACGCCGATCCCGAGGAACT
Coding sequences within it:
- a CDS encoding peptidase, encoding MSYRKRTALALAAAVAAPAVLLTAPAAHAAVVDVDYECRTPIGPKGAVSPIDIKAVRNGGAYKLTMSFQKGVSSSPVELGKGAMNPSAVIELGGAETGEVRVSGPPNAAAVPAETPIKINDLSGTYTPKKSGKVTFTAGVLTIKALGTTTTCTPKNSPRPSLELDVTAAGGATGGGSSELPKTGPLDSATALGTLGGTVLLTGAAGVLWLTRRGGRTAG
- a CDS encoding RNA polymerase sigma factor SigF yields the protein MEETMSPRLDASRTTTAPSTLSTPTDEQATGLEALQGLPEIPPFEQVGAVDARELSKTLFARLESLEEGTHEYAYVRNTLVELNLALVKFAASRFRTRSEPMEDIIQVGTIGLIKAIDRFELSRGVEFPTFAMPTIIGEIKRFFRDTSWSVRVPRRLQELRLDLAKAGDELSQQLDRAPTVDELAKRLDIGRDEVVEGMAASNAYTASSLDAQPEEDDSEGALANRIGYEDHGLEGIEYVESLRPMIASLPPRDRQILSLRFVANMTQSEIGEELGISQMHVSRLLSRTLRRLRKGLTLEE
- a CDS encoding ATP-binding protein; the protein is MSTTRQQQPGDAGPEPGGAGAAPAVPASGVSGGAVRSLPLRAASGIVPLARDFTRQALYDWGWLPAATADRRAAAEDVLLVVSELVTNACLHADGPEELRVGCDGKVLRLEVTDRGAGQPAPRTPHRAGRPGGHGMFIVQRLCMDWGVVRTPGSPGKTVWAELAAPA
- a CDS encoding DegT/DnrJ/EryC1/StrS family aminotransferase; translation: MRRRLGRECLYVPSCRLGLYVALRHWCRPGGRILMSPVNDDVIFFVVLAAGLRPVQAPLRADDGTIDTDAVPESVWRGLSAVLTTNLYGNPDPAPELRARCDTSGIPLLEDAAHAIGTVLAGRPVGGFGDASVFSLSKHTGAATGGFLAVADPALREELTRARDALLAPARLSAELAYGLRPHAEAGLRALRLSGTARAALRLFGLEERTGIRMALRPDELARALTRSPSLDAFDSWARVDMHSYRLVPGRLRLRRTERLLARLDERLAAHLAGTRRLLDTPWATPRPGPAQPLFRVPLLVEDRAAATTALARHRITVGYLYDPPLDRYAGDRFTDPSPAPAAASWFARHALPVDPLRAGQAAAVLERAGIRPARPPQTAPTRTPARVPPHVLRRPGPSLTALRPPRQGDAGA
- a CDS encoding peptide MFS transporter, with amino-acid sequence MASSLTKDSASTPGGEKTFFGHPRGMATLFMTEMWERFSWYGMRGILVLYLVAEVLDGRLEDREALAAAIYGVYNAVVYMAAMPGGWVADRLWGARKAVLVGGIVIALGHFTLALPSDTAFFAGLALIAAGTGLLKPNISAMVGGLYEGQSSARRDAGFTLFYMAINIGGMAAPLVVGYLGENVDWHLGFAVAGIGMTLAVVQYVLGGRHLGDVGKEPGTPATPEEKRTVLRKVLLWAGIAVAALLADIVLGTYDVEHIVNVLAVLGIAVPVIYFISMFRNPALTAQDRPKIKAFVWFFATAVLFWMIYDQSGSLLTLFADGKTDRMIGGWEFPASWYQSVNPAMVIVLAPIFATLWVKLAQRNREPSTPMKFALAMLLIGGSFAIMGLAGAAAANSDTGKVTVFWLLSVYLVQTIGEMCLSPVGLSLSTKLAPKQFVGQIMGLWFLATATGNALNGWTTKLNKPLGDAMYYSLWAVIAVAAGLTFMMAGRKIRALMGDVK
- a CDS encoding STAS domain-containing protein — its product is MDRETVGSVNRGRLQVEVRTEGRSEIVKPVGELDHHTADLLRVPLEEAIESGRVRLVIDCSQLEFCDSTGLNVLLGARLKAEAGGGGVHLAGMLPVVARVFEITGADAVFTVHDSVEAALVR
- a CDS encoding lipopolysaccharide biosynthesis protein — its product is MPDAPGTGEGADTATAVPLLEARPGGGEKAAGDPPAREPHTGTPGKGAGDSLFRNAYALMLSTGVSAALGLGFWLVAARHYTQEAVGQGSAAIAAMRLLSSLTATTMIGAVVRYVPRAGRGTGPLVRRAYALSSLVVCLASVAFLLTLDLWGPSYAPLGGLAAGAVFTASCIGWALLTLQDGVLTGLRRAVWVPVGNTVFSVGKLLLLVVFAGALPVLGIFVSWAVAIALSVLPLGWMVFRRLIPRQAAADHDREPPNLRDIGRFLAGDSVGSLFSLAMINLLPVMVAVSFGSAHNGFFYIAYTVGGTMEFMAINMASSLTAHASHSPETLAAGVRGALRRMAMLLVPVVAVLVVFAPQILAPFGEDYAAHGTTVLRLLAAAALPRVAVELYIGILRVQGRTGVLALLQAAMCVLVLGSAALLLGPAGIAGAGWAVLLSMTAMALVCVPGLRATLAGARPPRPGLRVRAARVRARVGDEWAVTVLWLFLGFGAGLFWTPLAHRPDAGHVDWPWALPALSLTGLSLLLVVQVAAAALPTPQPALLGGGLLATFAALHTAPWNGPRSAAGQLLCLCAVFVILWLVPLPGVARWAVLLLLLAGGRVLREQLDAVLLPSQLSLLCVVLVLALLRGHRRRHRRIE